In Aequorivita sp. H23M31, a single window of DNA contains:
- a CDS encoding BspA family leucine-rich repeat surface protein produces the protein MKKLLFFLLFCCLAISGLQAQTITWTGAVNDLYNNPNNWNPAQVPTAANDVIIPTGSTMTINVGASVKSIKVQGTSTVTINNNLQFTHASSFSSNTTVYWNNSSLYGGGTLTNNGTVNLTTGASRYISGPTTINNNGLFTMPAGGYLYLYDTSVFNNTVSGTFDLQSDAGLSYNGTEHSFINAGLFKKSAGSGSSLIQPILTNTGTIAVESGTMDMYYHAKYFNGGVYNVTADGVLKVSTTGMNISGTLTGNLDGPLYWTGNFSVPDTATFDFTGDTGVSWASGSLIGGGTLTNESTINLVTGSSRYISGGTTLENIGLFTMPAGGYLYLYDTSVFNNTVSGTFDLQSDAGVSYNGTEHSFINAGLFKKSAGSGTSLIYPILTNTGTIAVESGTMDMYYHAKYFNGGVYNVTADGVLKVSTTGMNISGTLTGNLDGPLYWTGNFSVPDTATFDFTGDTGVSWASGSLIGGGTLTNESTINLVTGTSRYISGGTTLENIGLFTMPAGGYLYLYDTSVFNNTVSGTFDLQSDAWVSYNGTEHSFINAGLFKKSAGSGTSLIYPILTNTGTIAVESGSMDMYYHAKYFNGGVYNVSAGSSLICSSSGMNISGTLTGTLDGPLVWTGNFSVATTATFDFAGTSGVNWNSGDLFGGGILTNASTLNLSTAGSRYISGTVTTLANTGTINFPDGGNLYLYNDTALDNKTTGVIDFQSNATISYNGSGAFKITNAGTITKSEGTGVTYIYPPVTNSGTINVLTGELEFADNFGLNNTIDGVIKGTATIDLPSPANFTNDGTFAPGGSPGMLTVLGTYKSTSSSVLDVEINGLAAGTEYDQLVITGTNAIFEGTVNVDLGFEANVGDSFTIATVSGIIVTKNLASPVFTVYGCREYTFSVSYPADKSVVLTVTNKGEVQPPQVETQNITVQLDVNGEVSITPEQIDNGSGAGCAEGGELTFSLDQTDFTCADIGNNTVVLTVTDENGNSASGTAIVTVEDDMAPSVMAQNITVNLDASGSATIAASDIDSGSTDNCSIASRTLDMSTFNCSNIGTNTVTLTVTDQSGNSNTATVSVTITDSLGACNEAPVAVCLALTMDANADCQGEATARDFDGGSYDPNGNPLTFTLTPIGPFGEGTTQVTLTVSNGTDSDSCTTTITVVDNTPPVANCAAPFTVQLDANGQASISVSDIDNGSTDYCGIMSTSIDVTDFGCGNIGENTVTLTVVDIGGNISTCSTVVTVTDPLGACNESPVNDNCANAIPFALGEAGIIGDNTGATPDGPVMDCAFFDDPVHADVWFSFVAPESGNLTIQTSKIDGSNMGDSQMQILDGCGGNILGCSEDEGAGLFSLIELLCGEYTPGHTYYVQIDSYGLYNNGPFKLTATVDGACAPCEAPELTVYASDSLGSPIDCLNAGDQYYVNVGVSGGSGNDSYTLTDNNGNELTNNLTTNYIAGPYAQTDSVSFTIVGNDNDSCSVTSDMVSAPGPCDQTPVAVCQAVIISSDTNCQGQAVAADFDGGSTDPQGAPLTFTIDPVGPYNVGVTEVTLTVSNGTNSASCTTTVTVVDDTLPVANCAAPFTVQLDESGNASITVDDIDNGSADNCGIASMAIDLENFNCEDVGENNITLTVTDNSGNVSSCTTVVTVEDALAPTVIVQDITVSLDSSGNASIVAADIDNGSYDNCSIATIVLDIEAFTCDNIGANQVALTVTDINGNSASATATVTVQDPLLACGTVAPGDYFITTWRTTVSNESITIPTFLGETYNYSVNWGDGSTISGYTGDATHTYSATGTYTVSISGSFPRIFFNNTAADRMKIKSIEQWGTNVWTSMNGAFAGAGNLVSNATDMPDLSMVTDMYGMFAYARKFNGDANFGNWDVSNVTNMYGMFGGASIFNYPIGGWNVSNVTDMGQMFHGATRFNQDLGAWDVGNVTSMQEMFFAAMRFNAPIGGWDVGNVTNMARMFYHTNRFDQDLGAWDVSKVTDMNNMFKNVTLSTENYDALLNGWSALTLKHNVKFHGGNSKYCAGEPGRIILTSAPNNWTITDGGKDCGVYQSKLDGDGSVLLSEVTLYPNPMKDQLNLGNPDGVELESVTIFDLTGRLVEKVELKGITSGTIIDVSRLSSATYMIIINAENGRKTELLIKE, from the coding sequence ATGAAAAAACTATTATTCTTTCTGCTTTTCTGTTGTTTAGCCATTTCAGGCTTGCAAGCACAGACCATTACGTGGACGGGAGCTGTAAACGATCTTTACAACAATCCCAACAACTGGAACCCAGCGCAGGTACCAACGGCTGCCAATGACGTGATAATCCCTACAGGGAGTACGATGACCATTAATGTTGGAGCTTCGGTAAAATCTATAAAGGTGCAGGGCACTTCTACGGTTACAATTAATAACAATCTTCAATTTACCCACGCATCCTCATTCAGTAGCAACACCACGGTTTATTGGAACAACAGCTCACTTTATGGCGGAGGTACACTAACCAATAACGGAACGGTAAATTTAACCACGGGCGCCTCACGATATATTTCGGGGCCTACTACCATAAATAATAATGGGTTGTTTACGATGCCCGCAGGGGGATACCTGTATCTTTATGATACTTCTGTTTTTAACAACACTGTTTCCGGAACATTTGACCTTCAGTCCGATGCGGGGTTATCCTATAACGGAACCGAACACAGTTTTATCAATGCCGGGCTGTTCAAAAAATCGGCAGGCTCGGGCAGTTCTCTTATCCAACCCATTCTTACCAATACAGGCACCATAGCTGTAGAAAGCGGCACAATGGATATGTATTACCACGCTAAATATTTTAACGGAGGAGTATATAATGTGACCGCAGATGGGGTTCTTAAAGTTTCCACCACAGGAATGAATATTAGTGGCACCCTCACCGGAAATCTTGATGGTCCCCTTTATTGGACGGGAAATTTCTCCGTACCGGATACGGCAACTTTTGATTTTACAGGTGACACAGGTGTTAGTTGGGCCTCTGGATCCTTAATAGGAGGCGGAACTTTGACCAACGAAAGCACGATAAATTTAGTGACCGGATCATCGCGGTATATTTCTGGCGGCACAACCCTGGAGAATATAGGTTTGTTTACGATGCCCGCAGGAGGATATCTGTATCTTTATGATACTTCTGTTTTTAACAACACCGTTTCCGGAACATTTGACCTTCAGTCCGATGCAGGGGTATCCTATAACGGAACGGAACACAGTTTTATCAATGCCGGGCTGTTCAAAAAATCGGCAGGCTCGGGCACCTCTCTTATCTATCCCATTCTTACCAATACAGGTACCATAGCCGTAGAAAGCGGCACAATGGATATGTACTATCACGCTAAATATTTTAATGGAGGTGTATATAATGTGACCGCAGATGGGGTTCTTAAAGTTTCCACCACAGGAATGAACATTAGTGGCACCCTCACCGGAAATTTGGATGGTCCCCTTTATTGGACGGGAAATTTCTCCGTACCGGATACGGCAACTTTTGATTTTACAGGTGACACAGGTGTTAGTTGGGCCTCTGGATCTTTAATAGGAGGCGGAACTTTGACCAACGAAAGCACGATAAATTTAGTGACCGGCACATCGAGGTATATTTCTGGCGGCACAACCTTGGAGAATATAGGTTTGTTTACGATGCCCGCAGGAGGATATCTGTATCTTTATGATACTTCTGTTTTTAACAACACCGTTTCCGGAACATTTGACCTTCAGTCCGATGCATGGGTATCCTATAATGGAACCGAACACAGTTTTATCAATGCCGGGCTGTTCAAAAAATCGGCAGGCTCGGGCACCTCTCTTATCTATCCCATTCTTACCAATACAGGTACCATAGCCGTAGAAAGTGGCTCAATGGATATGTACTATCACGCCAAATATTTTAACGGAGGAGTTTATAATGTGAGTGCTGGAAGTTCCTTGATTTGCTCGTCATCGGGAATGAACATCAGCGGAACATTAACTGGAACCTTGGATGGTCCATTGGTCTGGACAGGCAATTTTTCGGTTGCAACTACTGCTACCTTCGATTTTGCCGGAACCAGCGGGGTAAATTGGAATTCAGGAGACTTATTCGGTGGAGGTATCTTGACCAATGCCAGTACCCTTAACCTTAGCACTGCAGGCTCCAGATATATCTCTGGAACTGTAACAACCTTGGCCAATACAGGCACCATTAACTTTCCCGATGGGGGAAATTTATATCTGTATAATGACACAGCCCTAGATAATAAAACGACGGGTGTTATCGATTTCCAATCGAATGCAACAATCTCTTATAATGGTTCGGGTGCATTTAAAATAACAAATGCCGGAACCATCACAAAATCTGAAGGAACTGGGGTTACCTACATCTATCCGCCCGTAACTAACTCAGGCACCATAAATGTCCTCACCGGCGAACTCGAATTTGCGGATAATTTTGGGCTTAATAATACCATTGATGGTGTTATAAAAGGCACCGCCACAATTGATCTGCCTTCACCAGCCAATTTTACCAACGATGGCACCTTTGCTCCAGGAGGTTCTCCAGGAATGTTAACGGTTCTCGGCACCTATAAATCCACCTCATCTTCCGTACTGGATGTGGAAATTAATGGTCTTGCAGCGGGGACTGAATACGACCAACTCGTCATTACCGGAACCAATGCCATTTTCGAAGGCACTGTGAATGTAGATCTTGGATTTGAGGCAAATGTGGGCGATTCCTTTACCATTGCTACTGTAAGCGGAATTATTGTCACCAAAAACCTGGCCTCACCGGTTTTTACCGTCTATGGATGCAGGGAATATACTTTTAGTGTCAGTTATCCCGCAGACAAATCTGTGGTTCTTACCGTTACCAACAAAGGAGAAGTGCAGCCACCACAGGTAGAGACCCAAAACATCACTGTTCAATTGGACGTAAACGGAGAAGTTTCCATCACTCCAGAACAAATTGACAACGGAAGCGGAGCAGGTTGTGCCGAAGGCGGGGAACTCACCTTTAGCTTGGACCAGACTGATTTCACCTGTGCCGATATCGGAAACAATACCGTTGTTCTTACCGTTACCGATGAAAACGGAAATTCTGCCTCCGGTACGGCCATAGTTACCGTGGAAGACGATATGGCTCCTTCGGTAATGGCCCAAAATATTACCGTAAATCTGGATGCCTCTGGTTCTGCAACCATTGCTGCATCGGATATTGACAGTGGCTCTACCGATAACTGCAGTATTGCTTCCAGAACTCTGGACATGAGCACATTTAACTGCTCAAATATCGGAACCAACACCGTTACCCTTACGGTTACAGATCAAAGTGGGAACAGCAATACTGCCACAGTTTCCGTTACCATAACAGATTCATTGGGCGCCTGTAACGAAGCTCCCGTGGCCGTCTGCCTGGCATTGACAATGGATGCGAACGCAGACTGCCAAGGTGAGGCGACCGCCCGGGATTTTGATGGAGGTTCCTATGATCCCAACGGCAACCCCTTGACCTTTACCTTAACTCCAATTGGACCGTTCGGAGAAGGGACCACGCAAGTGACCTTGACCGTAAGCAACGGAACGGATTCCGATAGTTGCACCACCACCATTACCGTAGTGGACAATACCCCTCCGGTGGCAAATTGTGCCGCTCCCTTTACCGTTCAATTGGATGCCAATGGCCAGGCCAGCATCTCGGTTTCGGATATAGACAATGGCAGTACCGATTATTGCGGCATTATGAGCACTTCCATCGATGTTACCGATTTTGGCTGTGGAAATATCGGCGAGAATACGGTGACCTTGACCGTTGTCGACATAGGCGGGAATATTTCCACTTGTTCTACCGTAGTAACCGTTACCGATCCATTGGGCGCCTGTAATGAAAGTCCTGTCAATGATAACTGCGCAAATGCAATTCCCTTTGCTTTAGGTGAAGCTGGTATAATAGGTGACAATACGGGAGCTACTCCAGATGGACCTGTTATGGACTGTGCTTTCTTCGATGATCCTGTTCACGCCGATGTTTGGTTTAGTTTTGTTGCCCCTGAAAGTGGAAATTTAACAATTCAAACATCCAAAATTGATGGATCCAATATGGGTGATTCCCAAATGCAGATTCTCGATGGTTGCGGTGGAAACATATTGGGTTGTAGCGAAGATGAGGGAGCAGGATTATTCAGTCTCATCGAATTGCTCTGTGGCGAATATACTCCAGGTCATACCTACTACGTTCAAATTGATTCGTATGGACTTTACAATAATGGTCCATTCAAGTTAACAGCAACCGTAGATGGGGCTTGCGCACCTTGTGAAGCACCCGAACTTACCGTTTATGCTTCAGATAGTCTGGGATCACCCATTGACTGCCTTAATGCAGGTGATCAATATTATGTGAACGTGGGAGTTAGTGGAGGATCCGGAAATGACTCTTATACACTTACCGACAATAACGGGAATGAGTTGACGAACAACTTGACAACAAATTATATTGCCGGTCCTTATGCCCAGACTGATAGCGTGAGCTTTACGATTGTAGGCAATGACAATGATTCATGCAGTGTTACCAGTGATATGGTGTCAGCCCCCGGACCTTGTGATCAAACTCCCGTAGCAGTATGTCAAGCCGTTATCATAAGCAGCGATACCAATTGTCAGGGCCAAGCTGTTGCAGCCGATTTTGATGGTGGATCAACAGATCCCCAGGGTGCACCGCTTACTTTCACTATTGATCCCGTTGGTCCTTATAATGTGGGGGTGACAGAAGTTACCTTGACAGTGAGCAACGGAACAAATTCCGCCAGCTGTACTACAACCGTTACGGTAGTGGATGATACTCTACCCGTGGCAAATTGCGCTGCTCCTTTTACCGTCCAATTGGATGAAAGTGGCAACGCCAGTATTACTGTGGACGATATTGATAATGGCAGTGCGGACAATTGCGGCATCGCATCTATGGCTATCGATTTGGAGAACTTTAATTGTGAAGATGTAGGGGAGAATAATATCACTCTTACGGTTACGGACAACAGTGGCAATGTTTCTTCTTGCACCACCGTAGTGACCGTTGAGGACGCCCTCGCCCCAACTGTAATTGTTCAGGATATTACCGTTAGTCTCGATTCCAGTGGCAATGCAAGTATAGTGGCCGCGGATATTGATAATGGCAGTTATGACAACTGTTCCATCGCAACTATAGTATTGGACATTGAGGCCTTTACTTGCGATAATATTGGAGCAAACCAAGTAGCTCTTACTGTTACAGATATTAATGGCAATTCAGCTTCTGCCACTGCCACGGTCACTGTACAAGATCCATTACTTGCCTGTGGCACTGTTGCTCCGGGAGATTACTTCATAACCACTTGGAGAACCACTGTTTCCAATGAGAGCATTACCATCCCCACTTTCCTGGGAGAAACATATAATTACAGCGTAAACTGGGGCGATGGCAGTACTATATCCGGCTATACCGGTGATGCCACACATACCTATTCGGCCACGGGCACCTATACCGTTTCTATTAGCGGAAGTTTCCCCCGTATCTTTTTCAATAACACAGCAGCGGACCGGATGAAGATCAAGTCCATCGAGCAGTGGGGAACCAATGTCTGGACCTCCATGAACGGCGCCTTTGCCGGTGCGGGAAATCTTGTGAGTAATGCCACCGATATGCCAGATCTGTCGATGGTTACCGATATGTACGGCATGTTCGCCTATGCCAGAAAATTTAACGGTGACGCCAATTTTGGAAACTGGGATGTAAGCAACGTTACAAATATGTACGGTATGTTCGGTGGGGCTTCTATCTTCAACTATCCGATCGGAGGTTGGAACGTAAGTAACGTGACCGATATGGGCCAGATGTTCCATGGCGCCACCAGGTTCAATCAGGATTTAGGAGCTTGGGATGTGGGCAACGTTACGTCCATGCAGGAAATGTTCTTTGCTGCAATGAGGTTTAACGCCCCTATTGGGGGCTGGGATGTTGGGAACGTGACCAATATGGCCCGTATGTTTTATCATACCAATAGGTTTGACCAGGATCTCGGTGCCTGGGATGTAAGTAAGGTTACGGATATGAATAATATGTTCAAGAACGTTACCCTTTCAACGGAAAACTACGATGCGCTGCTGAATGGTTGGAGCGCCCTTACCCTGAAACATAACGTGAAATTTCACGGTGGTAACAGTAAATATTGTGCAGGGGAACCAGGCAGGATCATTCTAACTTCGGCTCCAAACAATTGGACGATAACCGATGGCGGAAAGGACTGTGGAGTATATCAGTCAAAATTGGACGGAGACGGCAGCGTTCTATTATCAGAAGTGACACTATATCCAAATCCGATGAAAGATCAATTGAATTTGGGCAATCCTGACGGGGTTGAACTTGAAAGTGTCACAATTTTTGACCTAACGGGCAGACTGGTAGAGAAAGTAGAACTTAAGGGAATTACTTCTGGAACCATAATAGATGTGTCAAGACTCTCCAGCGCTACTTATATGATAATTATAAATGCTGAGAATGGAAGAAAAACTGAATTGTTAATAAAAGAATAG
- a CDS encoding cytochrome b/b6 domain-containing protein, with protein sequence MKTTNYSPIYRIIHWAVAITFLLLLVTIFLRITWMNKYHMADIIQDYLNSTDQSLSREQIVAMAKQIRKPMWDWHIYLGYILVGLFAIRFTLPFFDEMKFQSPLNKNLSAKQRFQKWTYIIFYICVIVSLVTGILIEWGPKDWKKPLEEIHVLGIYYLVAFIVLHLAGIIYAEFTDQKGIVSRIIGGGERSR encoded by the coding sequence ATGAAAACAACAAATTATTCCCCAATTTACCGAATCATCCACTGGGCGGTTGCAATTACGTTTCTGCTTTTATTAGTCACGATATTTTTAAGGATAACATGGATGAATAAATACCATATGGCAGATATCATCCAGGATTATCTTAATTCTACTGACCAATCTCTTTCCCGCGAACAAATTGTAGCAATGGCAAAACAAATCCGCAAGCCAATGTGGGATTGGCATATTTATTTAGGATATATTTTAGTCGGATTGTTTGCCATACGTTTTACGCTACCTTTCTTTGATGAAATGAAATTTCAGAGTCCATTGAATAAAAATCTAAGTGCAAAACAAAGGTTTCAAAAATGGACATACATCATTTTTTATATATGCGTAATAGTGTCTTTAGTTACAGGAATTTTAATTGAATGGGGACCCAAAGATTGGAAAAAACCGTTGGAAGAAATCCACGTATTGGGCATATATTATTTGGTGGCCTTTATTGTCCTACACTTAGCTGGAATTATTTATGCAGAATTTACAGATCAGAAGGGAATTGTTTCGAGGATAATCGGTGGAGGCGAACGATCCCGATAG
- a CDS encoding efflux RND transporter periplasmic adaptor subunit, with protein MNAIKYIFLFSAFAFLGCGNDKNESSLPASSRSEFGTGAEGRSDVINLTKAQFESAKMEIGSLTEKPFAETVHSTGTIDVPPQNMAVISAFSGGYIKNTPLLVGDKVKKGDRLVTIENPDFISMQQNYLETAEQLTYLKSEYERQKTMLEENISSQKSFLKAESEYKTALGRSNSLKKSLQMLNINPASVLDGNIVSQVNIYSPIDGNVTNVLVNIGTYVSPADKIMEIMNTDHIHLELKIFEKDLMQIKKDQEILFKVPEASQELFKGEVHLVGTTIDSKSRIAMIHGHIDEEDENKFTAGMFVEADIVTGTSTSLALPEDAVVELEGKNYVLLVENENVDGYELRPIEVEIADNYNGFTEIKSEIPLDKKYLTKGGFVLLQAEEGSLE; from the coding sequence ATGAATGCTATAAAATATATTTTTCTATTCAGCGCCTTTGCCTTTTTGGGTTGTGGCAATGATAAAAATGAAAGTTCCCTCCCAGCCTCCTCCCGAAGCGAGTTCGGGACAGGCGCAGAGGGGAGGAGTGACGTAATTAACCTCACTAAAGCACAATTTGAAAGTGCCAAGATGGAAATAGGGAGTCTAACTGAAAAACCTTTTGCCGAAACCGTGCATTCTACTGGAACAATTGACGTCCCGCCACAAAATATGGCGGTTATCAGTGCGTTTTCTGGTGGGTATATCAAGAATACACCCTTGTTGGTGGGCGATAAGGTGAAGAAGGGGGATAGGTTGGTAACCATTGAAAATCCGGATTTTATTAGTATGCAGCAAAACTATTTGGAAACTGCCGAACAGCTCACCTATTTAAAATCGGAATATGAACGCCAGAAAACGATGTTGGAGGAGAATATCTCTTCCCAAAAGAGTTTTTTAAAGGCCGAAAGTGAATATAAAACAGCTTTGGGGCGCAGCAATAGTTTAAAGAAAAGTCTGCAAATGCTCAATATCAATCCTGCTTCGGTGTTGGATGGAAATATAGTGTCGCAGGTAAATATATACAGCCCGATTGATGGAAATGTCACTAATGTCTTGGTGAATATAGGCACTTACGTTTCCCCCGCCGACAAGATTATGGAGATAATGAACACCGACCATATTCATTTGGAACTGAAGATTTTTGAAAAGGATTTGATGCAGATAAAGAAAGATCAGGAAATCTTGTTTAAAGTCCCCGAAGCTTCTCAAGAACTATTTAAAGGTGAGGTACATTTAGTGGGAACCACCATCGATTCCAAAAGCAGGATTGCAATGATCCACGGGCATATTGATGAAGAGGATGAAAATAAATTTACCGCTGGAATGTTTGTGGAAGCCGATATAGTCACGGGCACCTCCACAAGTCTAGCACTTCCCGAGGATGCGGTTGTGGAATTGGAAGGCAAGAACTATGTGCTTTTGGTGGAAAATGAAAATGTCGATGGATATGAATTGCGCCCCATAGAAGTAGAAATAGCGGATAATTATAATGGATTCACAGAAATTAAATCTGAAATTCCTTTGGATAAAAAGTACTTGACCAAAGGTGGCTTTGTACTTTTGCAGGCAGAGGAGGGGAGTCTGGAGTGA